From a region of the uncultured Desulfatiglans sp. genome:
- the ybeZ gene encoding putative enzyme with nucleoside triphosphate hydrolase domain (Evidence 3 : Putative function from multiple computational evidences; PubMedId : 12762842; Product type e : enzyme) codes for MAKDSNGSSAAPEVRKKIVFPEQEFFQSLVGEKNRNLQLLETKLGVAAHVRGNSVLLEGGDWEVELAETTLRQLYELIKVRYPVYTNDVDYAVRILRADPKADIKKIFRDEVYIPSSKKLITPKTIHQKAYMDAIRRYDMVFGIGPAGTGKTYLAMAMAISFLLKKSVKRVVLARPAVEAGERLGFLPGDLAEKVNPYLRPLYDALHDMMDFESASRLLQQGVIEVAPLAFMRGRTLNDSFVILDEAQNATPEQMKMFLTRLGFSSKAVITGDVTQTDLPEGKISGLVQARRILEGISGICFIQFSREDVIRHPLVQEIIDAYERTESGKAPAGNGPSPEAA; via the coding sequence TTGGCCAAAGACTCGAACGGCAGTTCCGCTGCGCCTGAGGTGCGGAAGAAGATCGTCTTTCCCGAACAGGAATTCTTCCAGAGCCTGGTCGGGGAGAAGAACCGCAACCTGCAGCTTCTGGAGACGAAGCTCGGGGTGGCGGCCCATGTCCGGGGGAACAGCGTCCTGCTGGAGGGCGGGGACTGGGAGGTGGAGCTTGCCGAGACGACGCTGCGCCAGCTCTACGAACTGATCAAGGTGCGTTACCCCGTATATACGAATGATGTAGACTATGCGGTGCGGATCCTTCGGGCGGATCCGAAGGCGGACATCAAGAAGATCTTCCGTGACGAGGTCTACATCCCATCGAGCAAGAAACTCATCACGCCGAAGACGATCCACCAGAAGGCCTACATGGATGCGATCCGGCGCTACGATATGGTCTTCGGGATCGGCCCCGCAGGGACCGGCAAGACCTACCTGGCCATGGCCATGGCGATCTCCTTCCTGCTGAAAAAATCGGTCAAACGGGTGGTGCTGGCCCGTCCCGCGGTGGAGGCGGGGGAGCGTCTGGGGTTTCTGCCGGGCGACCTGGCGGAGAAGGTCAACCCCTATCTCCGGCCCCTTTACGATGCCCTGCATGACATGATGGATTTCGAGAGCGCTTCCCGGCTTCTGCAGCAGGGCGTGATCGAGGTGGCCCCGCTTGCCTTCATGCGGGGCAGGACATTGAACGACTCGTTTGTGATCCTCGATGAGGCCCAGAACGCGACCCCCGAGCAGATGAAGATGTTTCTGACGCGGCTCGGGTTCAGCTCGAAGGCCGTGATCACGGGGGATGTCACCCAGACGGACCTGCCCGAGGGGAAGATCTCGGGCCTGGTGCAGGCCCGGAGGATCCTCGAGGGGATCAGCGGAATTTGTTTCATTCAGTTTTCGCGCGAAGATGTGATCCGGCACCCATTGGTGCAGGAGATCATCGACGCCTATGAACGGACCGAGAGCGGAAAGGCTCCGGCCGGCAATGGGCCTAGCCCGGAGGCGGCATGA
- a CDS encoding 7TM receptor with intracellular HD hydrolase: protein MKILNLRTGKDAAVKQRSKPPARRREKPSGARWLPRFFKDPESQRWMILIGLSCVVALLIYPSGFSRTVEYKVGDVAERDVKASRDFLVENELLTAKNRQEAEKAVLSVYDFDRSGGNLVQRVNEAFRAGREYVAAVKAGAEARKKAEEEAAAGEAEKAPPAEPESEALNEAALRDGFFELLELPVDEAVFRTLTAAGFPEEAEKWVVELIRPVIERGVVSNKSMLMSQSEKGILLHDIQTGKETEVNDLTTFYSLESARQTILSRRDELRKAMLPSALVNLCLDMAAAVVKPNLTFNKRETELRVDEARKAVKPFYYVVKKGEMLVREGERVTEEHVRKLAEQNKRLSREGGLGRIPAIALLFMLLLSGMYMTGLIRRRIPTSETRDLLFNALVILTMFLLLLAADIVSQEVARGFHFFSPRALLYAAPVASGAMLVSVFMGMRVAASFSVVAAVLASMAVGGQAAFFIYFFVSALVGAYGVTHCRERGVLIRSGLKVSLVNVLMAGAIEAIVGSFYSVETLIAAAAAFVGGVLAGVVTTGLLPLIEMSFGYTTDIKLLELSNLDQPLLKELMVQAPGTYHHSVIVSNMVEAAAPAVGANPLLAKVAAYYHDIGKARKPLYFIENQMGCENRHERLAPSMSALILISHVKDGVDLARRYKLGKEITDIIMQHHGTSLIHFFFEKAKEQAEKKGLKAQQVKEEDFRYPGPRPQTKEAGLVMLADIVEAASKTLVDPTGARIQGLVQKMINKAFSDGQLDECELTLKDLHEIAKSFNKTLSGIFHHRIEYPDAAKAAPQRLREKAAQSAESSERRTVPMERATDGKWAVNGHTDTVPEADQRSRRPEDQKETGESLKRLGL from the coding sequence ATGAAGATTCTGAACTTGCGGACCGGAAAAGACGCGGCAGTGAAACAGCGCAGCAAACCCCCGGCCAGGAGGCGCGAGAAGCCCTCGGGGGCGAGGTGGCTGCCTCGGTTTTTCAAGGACCCCGAATCGCAGCGCTGGATGATCCTGATTGGACTCAGCTGCGTGGTGGCGCTCCTGATCTACCCGAGCGGCTTCAGCCGGACGGTGGAATACAAGGTCGGGGACGTGGCGGAGCGGGATGTCAAGGCCTCGCGGGACTTCCTGGTCGAAAACGAGCTCCTGACCGCAAAGAACCGTCAGGAGGCCGAGAAGGCGGTGTTGTCGGTCTACGATTTCGACCGGAGCGGCGGGAACCTGGTCCAGCGGGTGAATGAGGCGTTTCGGGCCGGGCGGGAATACGTGGCGGCGGTGAAGGCCGGGGCCGAGGCCCGGAAAAAGGCCGAAGAGGAAGCGGCTGCGGGGGAGGCGGAGAAGGCCCCGCCGGCAGAACCGGAGTCGGAAGCCCTGAACGAGGCCGCCTTGCGCGACGGGTTTTTCGAACTCCTCGAACTCCCTGTCGACGAGGCGGTTTTCAGGACCTTGACGGCGGCCGGGTTTCCTGAAGAGGCCGAGAAGTGGGTGGTGGAACTCATCCGCCCGGTGATCGAGAGGGGGGTCGTAAGCAACAAGTCGATGCTCATGAGCCAGAGCGAGAAGGGGATCCTCCTGCACGACATCCAGACCGGGAAGGAGACCGAGGTCAACGACCTCACAACCTTTTACAGCCTCGAGAGCGCAAGGCAGACCATCCTGTCGCGGCGGGACGAACTGCGCAAGGCGATGCTGCCAAGCGCCCTGGTCAACCTGTGCCTCGATATGGCCGCCGCGGTCGTCAAACCGAATCTCACCTTCAACAAACGGGAGACGGAGCTGCGGGTCGACGAGGCGCGCAAGGCCGTCAAACCCTTCTACTATGTCGTGAAGAAGGGCGAGATGCTGGTGCGCGAAGGGGAGCGGGTGACGGAGGAGCACGTCCGCAAGCTGGCGGAGCAGAACAAGCGGCTGAGCCGGGAAGGCGGGCTGGGGAGGATCCCGGCGATCGCGCTGCTGTTCATGCTGCTTCTGTCGGGCATGTACATGACAGGGCTGATACGGCGGAGGATTCCGACGAGCGAGACGCGGGACCTGCTTTTCAACGCCCTGGTCATCCTGACGATGTTTCTCCTGCTGCTGGCCGCCGACATCGTATCGCAGGAGGTCGCGCGCGGGTTCCACTTCTTCAGCCCGCGGGCCCTGCTCTACGCCGCCCCGGTGGCGAGCGGCGCGATGCTGGTCTCCGTCTTCATGGGCATGCGGGTGGCGGCGAGTTTTTCCGTGGTGGCCGCCGTGCTGGCATCGATGGCGGTCGGGGGGCAGGCGGCGTTTTTCATTTATTTCTTCGTGAGCGCGCTCGTTGGGGCCTACGGCGTCACACACTGCCGGGAGCGCGGCGTCTTGATCCGGAGCGGTCTCAAGGTGAGCCTGGTCAATGTGCTCATGGCAGGGGCCATCGAGGCCATCGTCGGGAGCTTCTACTCGGTCGAGACCCTTATTGCGGCTGCGGCGGCCTTCGTAGGCGGGGTTTTGGCCGGGGTCGTAACGACCGGGCTGCTGCCGCTGATCGAGATGTCCTTCGGGTACACGACCGACATCAAGCTCCTGGAGCTGTCGAACCTGGATCAGCCGCTCCTGAAGGAGCTGATGGTGCAGGCGCCCGGCACGTATCATCACAGCGTGATCGTGAGCAACATGGTCGAGGCGGCGGCGCCGGCGGTCGGGGCGAACCCGCTCCTGGCGAAGGTCGCCGCTTATTACCACGACATCGGCAAGGCCCGCAAGCCGCTCTATTTCATCGAGAACCAGATGGGCTGCGAGAACAGGCATGAACGGCTGGCGCCGTCCATGAGCGCCCTCATCCTCATCTCGCACGTCAAGGACGGGGTGGACCTGGCGCGGCGCTACAAGCTCGGGAAAGAGATCACCGACATCATCATGCAGCACCACGGGACGAGCCTGATCCATTTCTTCTTCGAGAAGGCCAAGGAGCAGGCCGAGAAGAAGGGCCTGAAGGCGCAGCAGGTGAAGGAAGAGGACTTCCGCTATCCGGGCCCGAGGCCTCAGACGAAGGAGGCCGGGCTGGTGATGCTGGCGGACATCGTGGAGGCGGCGTCCAAGACGCTGGTGGATCCGACAGGTGCCCGGATCCAGGGCCTGGTCCAGAAGATGATCAACAAGGCCTTTTCCGACGGGCAGCTCGACGAATGCGAGTTGACGCTGAAGGATCTGCACGAGATCGCGAAGAGCTTCAACAAGACCCTGAGCGGGATCTTCCACCATCGGATCGAGTACCCGGATGCGGCGAAGGCCGCGCCGCAGCGGCTGCGGGAGAAGGCGGCCCAAAGCGCCGAGAGCTCCGAGCGGCGGACGGTGCCGATGGAGCGGGCGACCGACGGAAAGTGGGCGGTGAATGGACATACAGATACAGTTCCGGAGGCGGATCAGAGATCTAGGCGTCCGGAAGATCAGAAGGAAACTGGAGAGAGCCTTAAGCGCCTTGGGCTGTGA
- the ybeY gene encoding Endoribonuclease YbeY, with product MGCEAKELSVLFVDDAEMAELNERYRSRSGPTNVLSFPMGGGPLEPETEMLGDVVISVDTARREARAAGEHLEETVDRLLVHGLLHLLGYDHERGEAEASAMEREEEGVLARMREEA from the coding sequence TTGGGCTGTGAGGCGAAGGAACTGAGCGTGCTGTTCGTGGACGACGCCGAGATGGCGGAGTTGAATGAGCGCTATCGAAGCCGGAGCGGCCCGACGAATGTGCTCTCCTTCCCCATGGGAGGCGGTCCCCTGGAGCCCGAGACCGAGATGCTCGGGGACGTGGTGATCTCGGTCGACACGGCGCGAAGGGAGGCCCGAGCCGCAGGTGAACACCTGGAGGAGACCGTGGACCGGCTGCTTGTCCACGGGCTGCTTCACCTCCTGGGGTATGACCACGAGCGGGGGGAGGCGGAGGCGTCGGCGATGGAGCGTGAAGAAGAAGGCGTGCTTGCACGCATGCGAGAGGAAGCGTAA
- the pdxJ gene encoding pyridoxine 5'-phosphate synthase (Evidence 2a : Function from experimental evidences in other organisms; Product type e : enzyme) has product MARLAVNVDHVATVRQARGGREPDPVAAAVMAELAGAEGIICHLREDRRHVQDRDLRALREVVQTRLNMEMAATDEMIRIAGEVKPELVTLVPEKRQELTTEGGLDVYGSRERFKDVVERMHGAGIQVSFFVDPDTQQIESAAECGGDIVEIHTGAYAEARTEAAARGQLATIATAVNVSSQLGLRVSAGHGLNYINVKRFHRIPLIEEYSIGHTIVARAVLVGFERAVREMLELVRNF; this is encoded by the coding sequence ATGGCGAGACTGGCAGTGAATGTGGATCATGTGGCGACGGTGCGGCAGGCGCGCGGAGGGCGGGAGCCGGATCCAGTCGCGGCCGCCGTGATGGCGGAGCTCGCGGGGGCGGAGGGGATCATCTGCCACTTGAGAGAAGACCGCCGGCATGTGCAGGACAGGGACCTGAGGGCCCTTCGCGAGGTGGTGCAGACCCGGCTCAACATGGAGATGGCGGCGACGGACGAGATGATCCGGATCGCTGGGGAGGTCAAGCCCGAGCTCGTGACCCTGGTCCCGGAGAAGCGCCAGGAACTGACGACGGAAGGCGGGCTCGACGTTTACGGGAGCAGGGAACGGTTCAAGGATGTGGTGGAGCGGATGCACGGGGCGGGGATCCAGGTGAGCTTTTTCGTCGACCCCGACACGCAGCAGATCGAAAGCGCCGCCGAATGCGGAGGGGACATCGTCGAGATCCACACCGGTGCCTACGCAGAGGCCCGCACGGAGGCGGCGGCGCGGGGGCAGCTGGCGACGATCGCCACGGCCGTCAACGTGAGTTCGCAGCTCGGTCTGCGCGTGAGCGCGGGACACGGCCTGAACTACATCAACGTCAAGCGCTTCCACCGCATCCCTTTGATCGAGGAGTACAGCATCGGGCACACGATCGTCGCGCGGGCGGTGCTGGTCGGTTTCGAGCGGGCCGTGCGCGAGATGCTCGAACTCGTCCGGAATTTTTAG
- the acpS gene encoding Holo-(acyl-carrier-protein) synthase codes for MIYGIGVDLVHIRRIEKALERWGGRFTHRVFTAGERMRCSRRPRPAAAFALYFAAKEAFSKAIGLGMRQGVRWADIEVVHDRRGKPGLRLAGASAAHCRREGVASAYLSLSDDGAYGIAMVVLEKTGGEASGGGNLDLE; via the coding sequence ATGATCTACGGGATCGGCGTCGACCTGGTCCACATCAGGCGGATCGAGAAGGCGCTCGAACGGTGGGGGGGGCGCTTCACGCATCGGGTCTTCACCGCGGGTGAACGGATGCGCTGTTCGCGGCGCCCGCGGCCGGCGGCGGCCTTCGCCCTTTATTTCGCGGCGAAAGAGGCCTTCTCGAAGGCGATCGGCCTCGGGATGCGCCAGGGGGTGCGTTGGGCGGACATCGAGGTCGTCCATGACCGCCGGGGGAAGCCCGGGCTGCGTCTGGCGGGTGCGTCGGCGGCGCACTGCCGGCGGGAGGGGGTCGCTTCGGCCTATTTGAGCCTGTCGGATGACGGGGCCTACGGGATCGCGATGGTGGTGCTGGAAAAGACGGGCGGAGAGGCTTCCGGCGGGGGGAATTTGGACCTCGAGTGA
- a CDS encoding CBS domain protein has translation MLIASDIMTTDVVTVKKDTPLKELAAILYQRHINGVPVVDDDGRLIGIICESDLIRKDRKLHIPTVFTLLDGLIFLERPKKMEEEIKRLGASVVEDLYSRDVITVEERAPIDEIATIMSEKKAYTIPVMDGGRIVGIIGKADLIRTLVG, from the coding sequence ATGTTGATCGCCAGCGATATCATGACCACCGATGTGGTGACGGTGAAAAAGGACACGCCGCTCAAGGAGTTGGCCGCGATCCTTTATCAGCGGCACATCAATGGTGTTCCGGTTGTAGACGACGATGGGAGGCTCATCGGGATCATCTGCGAGAGCGACCTCATCCGCAAGGACCGGAAGCTCCACATTCCGACGGTTTTTACGCTTCTCGACGGGCTGATCTTCCTCGAGCGGCCGAAAAAGATGGAAGAAGAGATCAAACGGCTGGGGGCGAGCGTCGTCGAAGACCTTTACAGCCGGGATGTGATTACGGTCGAGGAGCGCGCGCCGATCGACGAGATTGCGACCATCATGAGCGAGAAGAAGGCCTACACGATCCCCGTGATGGACGGGGGGCGGATCGTGGGCATCATCGGCAAGGCGGATCTCATCAGGACGCTTGTAGGGTGA
- the tsaE gene encoding tRNA threonylcarbamoyladenosine biosynthesis protein TsaE: MSPDRVIYRAASERDTIAFGRRLGRLLEPGDVLVLSGDLGVGKTCFAKGLAQGLDVPAGQVITSPSFALVNEYEGRCPFFHMDVYRLERVEEIVAAGLEEYLYQGGVTAIEWGERCPEILPEGHLLVRLCILGDLSREIVMEGSAGRALTLLERVKQLLG; encoded by the coding sequence GTGAGCCCCGATCGTGTTATATACCGTGCGGCCTCGGAGCGCGATACGATCGCTTTCGGACGCCGGCTCGGGAGGCTGCTCGAACCGGGGGACGTGCTGGTGCTGAGCGGGGATCTCGGGGTGGGGAAGACCTGCTTCGCGAAGGGCCTGGCCCAGGGGCTGGATGTCCCGGCCGGGCAGGTCATCACGAGCCCCTCGTTCGCGCTCGTCAACGAGTACGAAGGCCGGTGCCCCTTCTTCCACATGGATGTCTACCGGCTCGAGCGTGTGGAAGAGATCGTCGCGGCCGGACTGGAAGAGTATCTTTATCAGGGGGGAGTGACGGCGATCGAGTGGGGTGAACGGTGCCCCGAGATCCTTCCTGAGGGGCATCTGCTCGTGAGGCTCTGCATCCTCGGGGATCTGTCCCGGGAGATCGTCATGGAAGGGTCCGCCGGGCGGGCCCTTACTCTATTGGAAAGAGTGAAACAATTGCTGGGTTGA
- the lysC gene encoding Aspartokinase: MALVVQKFGGTSVGSIEKIRNVARRVIDTFKEGNRMVVVLSAMAGQTDGLIKLAKEMTPDPDPRELDVLMATGEQVSVALFSMAVKDMGYDACSLLGFQVAIHTSDLYGKARIHEIDHERIMRELSANRIVTVAGFQGLDEAGNITTLGRGGSDTTAVALAAALDADVCEIFTDVEGVYTTDPHVCPQARKMDSISYEEMLEMASLGAKVLEIRSVEFAKKFNVPIHVRSTFSNERGTMVIGETKDMEKVAVSSVAYNKNEARVTIRRVPDHPGIASQIFDTVFQAGIVVDMIVQNTSEDGYTDLTFTVPKPDFMKTMKLVSQVAEKIGAEKVLGDENIAKVSIIGVGMRSHAGVAKKMFETLAAENINIIMISTSEIKVSCVIEEKYTELAVRVLHEAFGLEKA; encoded by the coding sequence ATGGCACTAGTGGTACAGAAGTTCGGAGGAACGTCGGTCGGCAGCATCGAGAAGATCCGGAACGTCGCGCGGCGGGTCATCGACACGTTCAAAGAGGGGAACCGGATGGTGGTCGTCCTGTCGGCCATGGCGGGGCAGACGGACGGGTTGATCAAGCTGGCGAAGGAGATGACGCCCGATCCCGATCCGCGGGAACTGGACGTCCTGATGGCGACGGGCGAGCAGGTGAGCGTGGCGCTCTTTTCGATGGCCGTGAAGGACATGGGCTACGATGCCTGTTCCCTGCTAGGATTCCAGGTGGCCATCCATACGAGTGACCTTTACGGGAAGGCGCGGATCCACGAGATCGATCACGAGCGTATCATGCGTGAGCTTTCGGCCAACCGGATCGTGACCGTGGCGGGTTTTCAGGGGTTGGACGAAGCAGGGAACATCACCACGCTCGGCCGCGGCGGGTCCGACACGACGGCGGTGGCGTTGGCGGCGGCGCTCGATGCCGATGTCTGCGAGATCTTCACCGATGTGGAAGGGGTGTACACCACCGATCCCCATGTCTGCCCCCAGGCTCGGAAGATGGACTCGATCTCTTACGAGGAGATGCTCGAGATGGCGAGCCTCGGGGCCAAGGTGCTGGAGATCCGTTCGGTGGAGTTTGCCAAGAAATTCAACGTGCCCATCCATGTGAGGTCCACGTTCAGCAACGAAAGGGGTACGATGGTGATCGGTGAAACGAAGGACATGGAGAAGGTGGCGGTTTCGAGCGTCGCCTACAACAAGAACGAGGCCCGTGTGACGATCCGGCGCGTGCCGGACCACCCAGGGATCGCGTCGCAGATCTTCGACACCGTTTTTCAGGCGGGGATCGTGGTCGATATGATCGTCCAGAACACGAGCGAGGACGGCTACACGGATCTGACCTTCACGGTGCCGAAGCCGGACTTCATGAAGACCATGAAGCTCGTGAGCCAGGTGGCGGAGAAGATCGGCGCCGAGAAGGTCCTCGGAGACGAAAACATCGCCAAGGTGTCCATCATCGGCGTCGGGATGCGGAGTCACGCGGGCGTCGCCAAGAAGATGTTCGAGACCCTGGCGGCGGAAAACATCAACATCATCATGATCAGCACCTCCGAGATCAAGGTCTCGTGCGTGATCGAGGAGAAGTACACGGAGCTGGCGGTGCGTGTCCTGCATGAGGCGTTTGGCCTCGAGAAGGCCTAG
- a CDS encoding conserved hypothetical protein (Evidence 4 : Unknown function but conserved in other organisms): protein MSCMRRLASRRPRDDRSLVRGGLLLLLLLLIPQALAALLDSASPPISRGEAVFVEVVQAGRETSVFAFEREPRLSELTARLEAEGRAGSARAGGRRLLRSGDRVEFWEGGSAAVVMPQGMSAFFKWTLRIPIEVNRVDLEGLTVLPGIGPRLAGRIVAERERRGGFKSLEELMLVEGIGPVTWSRIRPYLTLEDSRSSVRGPIH from the coding sequence GTGTCCTGCATGAGGCGTTTGGCCTCGAGAAGGCCTAGAGACGACCGCAGCCTGGTGCGTGGCGGTCTGCTGCTGCTCCTGCTGCTTTTGATCCCCCAGGCCCTGGCGGCGTTGCTGGATTCCGCTTCACCCCCCATTTCCAGGGGTGAGGCGGTTTTTGTTGAGGTCGTGCAGGCGGGGCGCGAAACGTCGGTCTTCGCCTTCGAGCGGGAGCCGCGGCTCTCGGAGTTGACGGCGAGGCTCGAAGCGGAGGGAAGAGCGGGGTCTGCCCGGGCCGGTGGAAGGAGGCTCCTACGCTCCGGAGATCGGGTGGAGTTCTGGGAAGGGGGCTCAGCGGCTGTGGTCATGCCTCAGGGGATGTCCGCGTTTTTCAAATGGACCCTCCGGATCCCCATCGAAGTGAACCGGGTGGACCTGGAAGGGTTGACGGTCCTGCCGGGAATCGGCCCCAGGCTGGCCGGGCGGATTGTGGCGGAAAGGGAACGGCGCGGCGGGTTCAAGTCGCTCGAGGAGCTGATGCTGGTCGAAGGGATCGGGCCGGTGACATGGTCGAGAATCCGGCCCTATCTGACCCTGGAGGATTCCCGTTCTTCGGTTCGGGGCCCAATACACTGA
- the tsaD gene encoding tRNA N6-adenosine threonylcarbamoyltransferase, with amino-acid sequence MLILGIDTSCDDTSAGLLRDGREVLANVVHSQIALHHRHGGVVPELASREHLRNLIPVVEEALKTGGADFGDLDAIAVTQGPGLVGSLLVGLYYAKALAFSLEIPLIAVNHLEAHLLSIFLEPETPPFPYAALTVSGGHTQLYHVRGYGDYTLLGQTVDDAAGEAFDKVAKIFGLGYPGGRVIEALARSGDAGAIRFPRAWMGKESLDFSFSGLKTAVLLQHRSWVEAPEEERTCSLADMAAAFQEAVVDVLVQKTLAAVERTGVSAAAVAGGVACNGHLRRRMSAAAQERGIWVTYPRPAYCTDNGAMIALTGYHRFLQGETAGLDVDARSKFPMDDLPGVRRGALQG; translated from the coding sequence TTGCTGATCCTGGGCATCGATACATCGTGTGATGACACCTCCGCCGGCCTGCTGCGGGACGGGCGCGAGGTGCTCGCCAACGTGGTGCACTCGCAGATCGCGCTGCATCACCGGCACGGCGGGGTGGTCCCTGAGCTGGCCTCGCGGGAGCACCTGAGGAACCTGATCCCCGTGGTCGAAGAGGCCTTGAAGACCGGAGGGGCCGACTTCGGGGATCTCGATGCGATCGCCGTGACGCAGGGGCCGGGGCTTGTCGGAAGCCTCCTGGTCGGGCTCTACTATGCCAAGGCGCTCGCTTTTTCGCTCGAGATCCCCCTCATCGCGGTCAACCACCTCGAGGCGCATCTGCTTTCGATCTTCCTGGAGCCCGAGACACCGCCCTTTCCCTATGCGGCGCTGACGGTCTCGGGCGGGCACACGCAGCTCTACCACGTGCGGGGCTACGGGGATTATACGCTCCTCGGGCAGACGGTGGACGACGCGGCCGGGGAGGCCTTCGACAAGGTGGCCAAGATCTTCGGCCTCGGGTACCCCGGCGGGAGGGTGATCGAGGCCCTCGCCCGGAGCGGGGATGCGGGGGCGATCCGATTTCCGAGGGCCTGGATGGGGAAAGAGTCGCTGGATTTCAGCTTCAGCGGCCTCAAGACGGCCGTCCTGCTTCAGCACCGGAGCTGGGTCGAGGCGCCGGAAGAAGAGCGGACCTGCTCCCTGGCGGATATGGCCGCCGCCTTCCAGGAGGCGGTGGTGGATGTGCTCGTCCAGAAGACTTTGGCGGCCGTCGAAAGAACGGGGGTTTCGGCTGCGGCGGTTGCGGGGGGCGTCGCCTGCAACGGCCATCTGCGGAGGCGTATGAGCGCTGCCGCACAGGAGAGGGGAATCTGGGTCACTTATCCCCGTCCGGCCTATTGTACGGACAATGGGGCGATGATCGCCCTGACCGGTTACCACCGTTTCCTCCAGGGTGAAACGGCGGGCCTCGACGTGGATGCGCGCTCCAAGTTTCCGATGGATGACCTCCCGGGGGTGCGCCGTGGTGCACTGCAGGGCTAA
- a CDS encoding conserved hypothetical protein (Evidence 4 : Unknown function but conserved in other organisms): MKLSRRIRYWYWRVTRLRGTPHELALGLTVGVFAGCMPILPFQTALAIALAIPLRASKITALLGTWVSNPLNWWLLYLYSHKLGAFVLGIPNGNGVFRSILGMIQRGEEPMDIAVQILGAGGETVAAFLLGGIMIGTVFALPSYVISVRLFGFFQEVRRRRREKRAARRRSA; this comes from the coding sequence GTGAAGCTCAGCCGGCGAATCCGCTACTGGTATTGGCGCGTTACCCGCCTGCGCGGAACTCCGCACGAACTGGCGCTCGGCCTGACCGTCGGCGTCTTTGCCGGCTGCATGCCGATTCTGCCTTTTCAGACGGCACTGGCGATTGCGCTGGCCATCCCGCTGCGCGCGAGCAAGATCACCGCGCTTCTCGGGACGTGGGTGAGCAACCCCCTGAATTGGTGGCTTCTCTACCTGTACAGCCACAAGTTGGGGGCCTTTGTGCTCGGCATTCCGAACGGTAACGGGGTGTTTCGCTCCATCCTGGGGATGATCCAGAGGGGCGAGGAGCCGATGGACATCGCCGTGCAGATCCTCGGCGCCGGCGGGGAAACGGTGGCGGCCTTTCTCCTTGGGGGGATCATGATCGGGACGGTGTTCGCCTTGCCCTCCTACGTGATTTCCGTGCGGCTCTTCGGCTTTTTCCAGGAGGTGCGGCGGCGCCGGCGTGAGAAGCGGGCCGCTCGCAGAAGGAGTGCATGA
- the rsmA gene encoding Ribosomal RNA small subunit methyltransferase A, translated as MRAEGDFRARKSLGQNFLIHEGVVNRIVAAAALQPGEPVLEIGPGRGALTRLLARSAERVVAVEKDPWLVDYLGGKLGAWGLGHVRLVQADILRWDFGELDAGRGPRFVVLGNIPYNISSPLIETLLRHRGLFSRAILMLQQEMAARLTAAPGGKAYGAMTILVRYATSVTHVMEVSREAFRPRPKVDSTVVRFDFEAAYPRRAHDEAVFRRVVKGAFGHRRKTLMNALLRMPDPWPGEQLEAAFERCGIDARRRAETLGMEEFLCLGDALSLTNSNTGDT; from the coding sequence ATGAGGGCTGAAGGGGATTTCAGGGCACGCAAGAGCCTCGGACAAAACTTCCTGATCCACGAAGGGGTCGTGAACCGGATCGTCGCGGCGGCGGCGCTTCAGCCCGGTGAACCCGTCCTCGAGATCGGACCGGGGCGGGGGGCGCTGACACGGCTGCTGGCGCGCTCGGCCGAGCGCGTGGTGGCGGTCGAGAAGGACCCATGGCTGGTGGACTACCTCGGGGGGAAACTCGGCGCCTGGGGGCTGGGACATGTGAGGCTCGTGCAGGCGGACATCCTCCGGTGGGATTTCGGGGAACTCGACGCCGGGCGGGGCCCCCGCTTCGTGGTGTTGGGCAATATCCCGTACAACATCTCTTCGCCGTTGATCGAGACGCTGCTCCGGCACCGGGGCCTTTTCAGCCGGGCTATCCTGATGCTGCAGCAGGAAATGGCCGCCAGGCTGACGGCCGCCCCAGGCGGAAAGGCCTATGGCGCCATGACGATTCTCGTCCGGTACGCGACCAGCGTCACGCACGTCATGGAGGTGTCGCGGGAGGCGTTCCGGCCGCGGCCGAAGGTCGATTCGACGGTGGTCCGGTTCGATTTCGAGGCCGCTTATCCAAGGCGGGCCCATGACGAGGCCGTCTTCCGGCGGGTGGTGAAAGGGGCTTTCGGCCACCGCCGCAAGACCCTGATGAACGCCCTTCTCCGCATGCCCGACCCGTGGCCCGGAGAGCAGCTCGAGGCGGCCTTCGAGCGGTGCGGCATCGACGCCCGCAGGCGGGCCGAAACCCTCGGCATGGAGGAGTTTTTGTGCCTGGGCGATGCCCTGTCGTTGACAAACAGCAACACGGGTGATACGTAG